In Brachypodium distachyon strain Bd21 chromosome 2, Brachypodium_distachyon_v3.0, whole genome shotgun sequence, one genomic interval encodes:
- the LOC100831721 gene encoding uncharacterized protein LOC100831721 isoform X2, whose product MAKPGILGRSSMPRSNEGMRLIFSAVIGVMLGYLFGISFPTVNITKLHFPSSIVSYIEDRNSGITTQTLLNHAWTSANSHKKNNSDSKSDEIPKIYVTSNPKGAERLPPGIVVSETDLYPRRLWGEPSEDLTIQPRYLVTFTVGYAQKANIDAAVKKFSENFTIMLFHYDGRTTEWDEFEWSKRAIHVSVSKQTKWWYAKRFLHPDVVARYDYIFIWDEDLGVQHFNAEAYIELVKKHGLEISQPGLEPDRGLTWQMTKRRGDREVHKVTEERPGWCTDPHLPPCAAFVEIMATVFSRDAWRCVWHMIQNDLIHGWGLDFALRKCVEPAHEKIGVVDAQWIVHQGVPSLGNQGKSENGKAPWEGVRGRCRKEWGIFQSRLADAEKKYYLDQGITLPNSTSS is encoded by the exons ATGGCAAAGCCTGGCATTCTAGGCCGGAG CAGTATGCCAAGATCAAATGAGGGCATGAGGCTCATATTCTCAGCAGTTATCGGCGTTATGCTAGGTTACTTGTTTGGGATTTCCTTTCCTACAGTTAATATAACCAAG CTTCATTTCCCTTCCAGTATTGTGTCCTATATTGAAGATAGAAACTCTGGAATCACAACCCAAACATTGTTGAACCATGCATGGACATCTGCAAATAGTCACAAGAAGAACAATTCTGATTCGAAGTCTGATGAAATTCCTAAG ATTTATGTTACCTCAAACCCTAAAGGTGCTGAAAGGCTTCCACCAGGCATTGTCGTGTCTGAAACAGACCTTTATCCGCGAAGATTATGGGGTGAACCTAGTGAG GATCTTACTATCCAGCCAAGGTACCTTGTTACATTTACAGTTGGATATGCGCAAAAGGCAAATATTGATGCAGCAGTTAAAAAG TTCTCGGAGAATTTCACAATTATGTTGTTCCACTATGATGGCCGGACTACTGAATGGGATGAATTTGAGTGGTCAAAAAGGGCTATCCATGTCAGTGTTAGCAAGCAGACTAAATG GTGGTATGCCAAGCGATTTTTACATCCTGATGTTGTTGCGCGGTATGACTACATATTTATCTGGGATGAGGATCTAGGTGTTCAACATTTCAATGCAGAGGC GTACATTGAGCTAGTTAAAAAGCATGGCCTAGAGATCTCTCAACCTGGCTTGGAACCTGATAGAGGTCTGACATGGCAAATGACCAAGCGACGAGGTGACCGAGAAGTTCACAA AGTAACCGAAGAGAGGCCAGGCTGGTGTACCGATCCCCATCTGCCACCATGTGCAGC ATTCGTCGAAATTATGGCGACTGTGTTCTCTAGGGATGCGTGGCGCTGCGTATGGCATATGATTCAG AACGACTTGATCCATGGATGGGGTCTCGATTTTGCTCTTAGGAAATGTGTGGAG CCAGCTCATGAGAAAATTGGAGTGGTTGATGCTCAGTGGATCGTTCACCAGGGTGTCCCGTCACTTGGTAACCAG GGCAAGTCAGAGAATGGAAAGGCACCATGGGAAGGG GTAAGAGGACGTTGCAGAAAAGAATGGGGCATATTCCAGTCAAGGTTGGCCGACGCGGAGAAGAAATATTACTTGGATCAAGGGATCACGCTGCCGAATTCAACATCATCTTAG
- the LOC100831721 gene encoding uncharacterized protein LOC100831721 isoform X1, which produces MAKPGILGRSSSMPRSNEGMRLIFSAVIGVMLGYLFGISFPTVNITKLHFPSSIVSYIEDRNSGITTQTLLNHAWTSANSHKKNNSDSKSDEIPKIYVTSNPKGAERLPPGIVVSETDLYPRRLWGEPSEDLTIQPRYLVTFTVGYAQKANIDAAVKKFSENFTIMLFHYDGRTTEWDEFEWSKRAIHVSVSKQTKWWYAKRFLHPDVVARYDYIFIWDEDLGVQHFNAEAYIELVKKHGLEISQPGLEPDRGLTWQMTKRRGDREVHKVTEERPGWCTDPHLPPCAAFVEIMATVFSRDAWRCVWHMIQNDLIHGWGLDFALRKCVEPAHEKIGVVDAQWIVHQGVPSLGNQGKSENGKAPWEGVRGRCRKEWGIFQSRLADAEKKYYLDQGITLPNSTSS; this is translated from the exons ATGGCAAAGCCTGGCATTCTAGGCCGGAG CAGCAGTATGCCAAGATCAAATGAGGGCATGAGGCTCATATTCTCAGCAGTTATCGGCGTTATGCTAGGTTACTTGTTTGGGATTTCCTTTCCTACAGTTAATATAACCAAG CTTCATTTCCCTTCCAGTATTGTGTCCTATATTGAAGATAGAAACTCTGGAATCACAACCCAAACATTGTTGAACCATGCATGGACATCTGCAAATAGTCACAAGAAGAACAATTCTGATTCGAAGTCTGATGAAATTCCTAAG ATTTATGTTACCTCAAACCCTAAAGGTGCTGAAAGGCTTCCACCAGGCATTGTCGTGTCTGAAACAGACCTTTATCCGCGAAGATTATGGGGTGAACCTAGTGAG GATCTTACTATCCAGCCAAGGTACCTTGTTACATTTACAGTTGGATATGCGCAAAAGGCAAATATTGATGCAGCAGTTAAAAAG TTCTCGGAGAATTTCACAATTATGTTGTTCCACTATGATGGCCGGACTACTGAATGGGATGAATTTGAGTGGTCAAAAAGGGCTATCCATGTCAGTGTTAGCAAGCAGACTAAATG GTGGTATGCCAAGCGATTTTTACATCCTGATGTTGTTGCGCGGTATGACTACATATTTATCTGGGATGAGGATCTAGGTGTTCAACATTTCAATGCAGAGGC GTACATTGAGCTAGTTAAAAAGCATGGCCTAGAGATCTCTCAACCTGGCTTGGAACCTGATAGAGGTCTGACATGGCAAATGACCAAGCGACGAGGTGACCGAGAAGTTCACAA AGTAACCGAAGAGAGGCCAGGCTGGTGTACCGATCCCCATCTGCCACCATGTGCAGC ATTCGTCGAAATTATGGCGACTGTGTTCTCTAGGGATGCGTGGCGCTGCGTATGGCATATGATTCAG AACGACTTGATCCATGGATGGGGTCTCGATTTTGCTCTTAGGAAATGTGTGGAG CCAGCTCATGAGAAAATTGGAGTGGTTGATGCTCAGTGGATCGTTCACCAGGGTGTCCCGTCACTTGGTAACCAG GGCAAGTCAGAGAATGGAAAGGCACCATGGGAAGGG GTAAGAGGACGTTGCAGAAAAGAATGGGGCATATTCCAGTCAAGGTTGGCCGACGCGGAGAAGAAATATTACTTGGATCAAGGGATCACGCTGCCGAATTCAACATCATCTTAG
- the LOC104582924 gene encoding glycine-rich cell wall structural protein 1.8, whose amino-acid sequence MSMPKRSYGFGGYGYGQKKPLVNYHTSQNGDSVTTVVKEMTRMTVTEKPGYGAGGGAALKHGAFLEEVCEEDAGAGVYSHGGSAVQKHGYEQKAAYGQQHGSEVVGSGYEYDSTLQQHEQKHGGGFVDGHKTSSYQHHGSSDNFAGAGYVDDAAVQHDAAKNYTVKKHHGGYEQKAYGQQQQQHGGFGGYESYDAAGYDVDAGLLHGSTGVQKQHGYGYGGTQKRHGGGHKGYGYADGQNACYQQQQGFDADGIAGYEYDAFDMKAQQKRGYSGAHKAAYRQPQVCDDGIAGYDALVQSREMQKQHGAAYGQKGQSYQHGGVQQSYGKAYKHQVAGAGALTQYKQECESEDESDCSEEESDCDEELALAHAGHGGAGGAYGFQAYKQQGKLAGSTTRQYESYHSSTTTGGYSGGGYGGWTQRKNHSLF is encoded by the coding sequence ATGTCGATGCCCAAGCGCAGCTATGGCTTCGGCGGCTACGGCTACGGCCAGAAGAAGCCCCTGGTGAACTACCACACAAGCCAGAACGGCGACTCCGTGACCACCGTCGTGAAGGAGATGACCCGCATGACCGTCACCGAGAAGCCGGGctacggcgccggcggtggcgctgcGCTGAAGCACGGCGCCTTCTTGGAGGAGGTGTGTGaggaggacgccggcgccggagtgTACTCCCACGGTGGTAGCGCGGTGCAGAAGCACGGCTACGAGCAGAAGGCGGCTTACGGGCAGCAGCACGGGAGCGAGGTGGTGGGATCAGGGTACGAGTACGACAGCACTCTGCAGCAGCACGAGCAGAAGCACGGCGGGGGCTTCGTGGACGGGCACAAGACGTCGTCGTACCAGCATCACGGGAGCAGCGATAACTTCGCCGGAGCTGGGTACGTCGACGACGCTGCTGTCCAGCACGACGCCGCCAAGAACTACACGGTGAAGAAGCACCACGGCGGCTACGAGCAGAAGGCGtacggccagcagcagcagcagcatgggGGCTTTGGAGGGTACGAATCGTACGATGCCGCTGGGTACGACGTCGATGCTGGCCTGCTCCACGGCAGCACGGGTGTCCAGAAGCAGCACGGCTACGGCTACGGCGGCACGCAGAagcggcacggcggcgggcacAAGGGGTACGGCTACGCCGACGGGCAGAATGCTTgctaccagcagcagcaagggtTCGATGCCGACGGCATCGCAGGGTACGAGTACGACGCCTTCGACATGAAGGCGCAGCAGAAGCGCGGCTACAGCGGCGCGCACAAGGCGGCGTACCGGCAGCCGCAAGTCTGCGACGACGGCATCGCGGGGTACGACGCCCTCGTCCAGAGCAGGGAGATGCAGAAGCAGCACGGCGCCGCCTATGGACAGAAGGGCCAGTCGTACCAGCACGGTGGCGTGCAGCAGTCATACGGGAAGGCATACAAGCACCAGGTCGCCGGTGCTGGCGCCCTGACACAGTACAAGCAGGAGTGCGAGAGCGAGGACGAGAGCGACTGCAGCGAGGAAGAGAGCGACTGCGATGAGGAGCTGGCCCTGGCTCATGCTGGGCACGGGGGCGCCGGTGGAGCTTATGGCTTCCAGGCGTATAAGCAGCAGGGGAAGCTCGCTGGCAGCACCACGCGCCAGTATGAATCCTACCACAGCTCTACCACCACTGGAGGTTACTCAGGTGGCGGCTACGGCGGCTGGACCCAGCGCAAGAACCACAGCCTCTTCTGA